The DNA region GTCGAGGACATCCTGTCCCTGATATCCAAATGATCCAGGCCGACTTCAATCGATAAAGCCGTCGGTCAGCAATTCTTTCAACAGGTCATCGTAATCGTGTGCGCCCCGGCTGTCGGGTGCGTGCTCGAACACTGTCTTGTTCATTGCCGGGCTTTCCGCCAGACTGACGTTCTCCGCGATACGGGTACGGCAGACATCGGCACCGAAGTGCTCCTCAACCAGTTTCAACACATCCCATGCCATGCGCCGCCTGCCATCGAAACGGGTGAGCAGATAGCGACGGTTGACCCGCCGCTTGAGGACCTGCTCAAGGGCGTTCAGGGTTTTTTCGATCTGGAGTGCGCCTTTGGTGGAAAGATGGTCGGCCGAGATCGGCACGATCAGTCCGCTGCAAGCAAAGATCGCGTTCAGCGATAGCACGCCGACCATGGGGTTGCAGTCGATCACCACCGGATTGTCCTTGCCGCCGAAGCGTTCGGCCTGCAGCGCGTTGTTGAGCTTGTTCACCACATTGAAACCCTTGCCATACAGCGCGTCTACCTTGGACAGTTCGGTATGGGCGGGGATCACCTTGATCTTGCTGGGCGATTCCTGCACCAGCTGTGTCAGGGGACGATTGTTCTGGAACATGCTCAAGACGGTGTCCGCTCCGGACTTTGCCGTGACATTGGCAATGGAACTGAGCTGGGCCTGGGGGTCGAGGTCAATGCCGTATGTCGCACGGCCGATGCGGGACAATGCGGCAGCGAGGCTGACGGCGGTGGTGGTTTTGCCGACCCCGCCTTTCTGATTGAAGACAGCAATGATACTCATACGTCCCCGATTCTAGCCGAAATCGGGCCGCAGCATGCGGAATACGCCGCCGGGCGGGAGAAGGTCTGCCTTTCCCGGAAACGGGTGCCCGGTGGCCTGTCAGTTGCGCTTGTACACGATCTGCCTGGTATCGCCCTCGCAGGTGCCGACCACCTTGCCG from Sideroxyarcus emersonii includes:
- a CDS encoding ParA family protein, whose amino-acid sequence is MSIIAVFNQKGGVGKTTTAVSLAAALSRIGRATYGIDLDPQAQLSSIANVTAKSGADTVLSMFQNNRPLTQLVQESPSKIKVIPAHTELSKVDALYGKGFNVVNKLNNALQAERFGGKDNPVVIDCNPMVGVLSLNAIFACSGLIVPISADHLSTKGALQIEKTLNALEQVLKRRVNRRYLLTRFDGRRRMAWDVLKLVEEHFGADVCRTRIAENVSLAESPAMNKTVFEHAPDSRGAHDYDDLLKELLTDGFID